Sequence from the Limibacillus sp. genome:
GGATCGTCGAAGACGATCGGGACATCACCGACTTGGTGACGGCCTATCTGCGCCGCGAAGGCTTCGACCTCGAGGTCTTCCACAAGGGCGAGGCGATGGTCGAGCGCCTGGGTGACACGCTGCCTTCTCTCTTTCTGGTCGACCTTTCCCTGCCCGACAGCGACGGCATCACCCTGACCCGCAAGATCAGGGCGACCACGGACCGCCCCATCTTGCTGGTGACGGGCCGGGGCGGCCTCGAAGACAGGGTCAAGGGATTGGACGCCGGCGCCGATGACTACATCCTGAAACCCTTCGAGCTGGCTGAGCTCTCCGCGCGGGTGCGCAGCAATCTGCGGCGCGTCGCGCCGGAGGAGCGCACACCCAAGAGCGCGCGCCTGGAGGGCTTCGAGTTGGACGGCGTGGCGGGGTCGCTGCGCTACTCCGACCGCGAGGTGCCGCTGACCGACAAGGAGGCCTCGATCCTGGGTTATCTGCTGAGCAATCCGGACCGGGAGATTCCGCGCGACGAGATCTGCCTCTTCCTCAACGGCAACAACTGGGACGGCGCCGACCGTTCGCTGGACGTCTACCTCTGCCGGATCCGCAACAAGATGAAGGACCTGAAGCCCGGCTTCAGCGGCATCAAGACGGTGCGCGGCGTGGGCTACAAGCTGACCACGAACGGCTGACGGCCAAGGCTTCCAGCGCGGCCGCCTAAGAGGCTTCGAGTTCCGCCAGTTCTGCCTCGAGGTCGTCGTTCTTGCCCGCCGCTTCCTCCATTTCCCGCTGACGCTCGCGTACCTGCTCGTAGACCTTGGGCGTGGGCAGCAGGAGGTGGATCGTCGTGCCCTCTCCGATCACGCTGTCGATGCTGCAGTCGCCGCCGCACTGCCGCACGAACCCGATCACCATGGAAAGCCCCAGGCCGGTGCCGCGCCCCGTCTCCTTCGTGGTGAAGAAGGGGTCGAAGGCGCGCTTGACCACGTCCTCGGGCATGCCGCTGCCGTTGTCCGAGACGGAGACCCGCACGTAGTCGCCGGGCAGGAGCACGGGTTCACGCTTTCGCGCCTCGGACTCCGAGAAATGAACCGTCTTCGTGGAAATGCGGATACGACCGTTCGGCCCCATGGCCTCGCGCGCGTTCAGCAAAAGGTTCAGAAGGACGCCCTTGAACTGTTCCAGGTCGACTGCGACCTCCTGGTCGAGCGGCGCAGGGTCCACCTCGATATGCGCGGCCTGCTTTATCGCGGGGCGCGCGAACTCCACCGCGCGGTCAATCATGGCCGAGACCCGCAAGGTCTTGACGTCCAGTTCCTGCTGACGGGCGTAGGCGAGCAGCTGGCGGCTGAGACTCGCCCCCTGCTTGGCGGCGTTCAGCACGCGCTCGGTCATGCGCTCCAGGACAGCGGGGTCCTCGCCCGTCAGCTTCAAGAGCTCCGCATTGCCGTGGATCACCATCAGCAGGTTGTTGAACTCATGGGCCACGCCGCCGGTCAGGATCGACAGAGAGCGCGCCTTTTCCATCTCGGAGAGCATCTGCTGGGACTTGCGGTCGGCGATGGAGCGGCGCAGCGCCTCGCGGCGCGCGTCCCGTTCGGCCTCCAGCAGCAGCAGGAGCATCTCGTGGGCCTTGGCATCCGCCTCCGCCCGCCGCTGGGCTTCGATGCGGCCTTCCTTTTCCAGGTCCAGCATGCGCTCGGTCATGCGCCCTTCCGAACGCAGGGTCGCGAAGAC
This genomic interval carries:
- a CDS encoding ATP-binding protein; translated protein: MSRVNLLGEGSYGRAMVRTFSELDGDPLEEIKQISERLYLSYLDSGITKDWALEMIADSERLLPLVRDISTMLYTDSSWIRRIHGDETEMIKLIIYASAAIGGLLAFAVFATLRSEGRMTERMLDLEKEGRIEAQRRAEADAKAHEMLLLLLEAERDARREALRRSIADRKSQQMLSEMEKARSLSILTGGVAHEFNNLLMVIHGNAELLKLTGEDPAVLERMTERVLNAAKQGASLSRQLLAYARQQELDVKTLRVSAMIDRAVEFARPAIKQAAHIEVDPAPLDQEVAVDLEQFKGVLLNLLLNAREAMGPNGRIRISTKTVHFSESEARKREPVLLPGDYVRVSVSDNGSGMPEDVVKRAFDPFFTTKETGRGTGLGLSMVIGFVRQCGGDCSIDSVIGEGTTIHLLLPTPKVYEQVRERQREMEEAAGKNDDLEAELAELEAS
- a CDS encoding response regulator transcription factor, which encodes MKKPLIWIVEDDRDITDLVTAYLRREGFDLEVFHKGEAMVERLGDTLPSLFLVDLSLPDSDGITLTRKIRATTDRPILLVTGRGGLEDRVKGLDAGADDYILKPFELAELSARVRSNLRRVAPEERTPKSARLEGFELDGVAGSLRYSDREVPLTDKEASILGYLLSNPDREIPRDEICLFLNGNNWDGADRSLDVYLCRIRNKMKDLKPGFSGIKTVRGVGYKLTTNG